In a genomic window of Mastacembelus armatus chromosome 3, fMasArm1.2, whole genome shotgun sequence:
- the pigbos1 gene encoding protein PIGBOS1 — translation MSVFSDYIHFEQATVTDHLVLTGWDSLLLEFMLRRRIPFTQMALATMLGVAGGVYIYRPYFEQVPRTSQQKKQDDPKKPNETE, via the exons atgtctgtgttttctgattaTATACACTTCGAACAAGCCACTGTCACG GATCATCTTGTGTTGACAGGTTGGGATTCCTTATTACTAGAATTCATGCTTCGACGAAGAATACCTTTCACACAGATGGCTCTTGCCACAATGCTCGGAGTTGCTGGTGGTGTTTATATCTATAGACCCTATTTTGAGCAGGTGCCAAGAACTTCACAACAGAAAAAGCAGGATGATCCAAAGAAACCAAATGAAACAGAGTGA